The following proteins come from a genomic window of Nocardiopsis sp. YSL2:
- the secG gene encoding preprotein translocase subunit SecG — translation MILGLSIFVMLLSAALIFLVLMHKGKGGGLSDMFGGGVMSSLGGSSVVERNLDRMTIAVGIVWILAIVALGLLINRGM, via the coding sequence GTGATCCTCGGTCTGTCCATCTTCGTGATGCTTCTCAGCGCGGCGCTGATCTTCCTGGTGCTCATGCACAAGGGAAAGGGCGGCGGCCTGTCCGACATGTTCGGTGGAGGCGTCATGTCCTCCCTCGGGGGCTCGTCGGTCGTCGAGCGCAACCTCGACCGCATGACCATCGCTGTCGGGATCGTCTGGATCCTCGCCATCGTCGCCCTCGGCCTGTTGATCAACCGGGGCATGTAG
- a CDS encoding RNA polymerase-binding protein RbpA — protein sequence MGSGSAIRGSRVGAGPMGEAERGEAAPRVRVPFYCANLHEVVPSFASEAAVPDEWDCPRCGFPAGKDKANPPSPPRTEPYKTHLAYVKERRSEEEGKLILDEALAKLRADRAAVEAHMKAAQN from the coding sequence GTGGGTAGTGGCAGTGCCATCCGTGGCAGCCGAGTCGGAGCCGGCCCCATGGGCGAGGCGGAGCGGGGCGAGGCCGCCCCGCGCGTGCGGGTTCCGTTCTACTGTGCGAACTTGCACGAGGTCGTGCCCAGCTTCGCGAGCGAAGCCGCGGTCCCCGACGAGTGGGACTGTCCCCGTTGCGGATTCCCCGCGGGCAAGGACAAGGCGAACCCCCCGTCGCCGCCGCGTACCGAGCCCTACAAGACGCACCTGGCCTACGTGAAGGAGCGCCGCAGCGAGGAGGAGGGCAAGCTCATCCTCGATGAGGCCCTGGCCAAGCTGCGCGCCGACCGTGCGGCGGTGGAGGCCCACATGAAGGCCGCCCAGAATTAG